Within the Streptomyces sp. NBC_00239 genome, the region CCAGGGCAGGCCACCAGCCTGAAGGGGCGTCAGGGCTCTTCTGAATCGTCAGCCTGAGCCCGGGGGCGGCATGGACGTGCCAGACCATCGGGCAGTCGGGACGGGAGTGCTCAGACCGCTGGAACCTGTATTGCCCGTCGCCAAGGCTGATGAGGGGCGCGCGGTAGCGCCGCATAGGCAGCCCCACTGACCGCGCCATAGCGTGCGCGCGCAACCTGAGCAGCGGCGATACCCACCTGAACCTGAACATCACAACGTTGCATCCCCTCAAGATCAGTGGGTTGGGTGACGACACCCAAGCCGTGAACACATGCTGCCGCAAGGAGGGTCGACCAAACGCCGACTTCGCCCATCGGGCGGCCCACTACTTGCCTTACGTGCATGCCAGTTGCAGACGCGCGCCGACCTGCACAGAAGTCCCCGGAACCCTAGATAACGATGGCTGGATCGGGTTTCCTGCCGCCGTGGTTGACCGGCCCGGCATAGCCCCGACGTTCTGCGGTTCAGCGGCCTTGCGGACTGGGGGTAGCGCAGCCTCGTTGGGCTGATCAGGCGGCCAGGCCGAGGAAGCGGGTCGGGTTCTCCTTCCAGGGGAGCTTTTTGCGGCGGTAGGCGTCGAAGGCGGTGCTGCGCAGGGAGTGCCGTGAGTGCAGGGCGACCGTCTCGGGCGGGCTGCCGGCGGCCAGGGCCTGCTGGATCCAGCCGCGGCGGAAGCTGTGGCCGGTGATGCGGCGGACGGCGGCGCGGGCCGCGCGGCGGGCGGTGCGCCAGGTCTTGAGAACGGCGTTGGCCTCTTCGGCGGTGGGCGCGGCGTCGGCGGCCGCGAGCGCTTCCTGCCTCGCCTGGGTTGCGGCGGCGCGCTCCTCGGGGGGCGGAGTGGGGGTCAGCTCGGCGGCGCGGGCGGTGGCCTTGATGATGTCGTTGACGGTGTCGGCGGTGATGCCGCCGCGGCGGCGGTCGTCCTTGGACGGCCGTCCGGCGGCCTTGGCGCCGATGTTGCCGTGCCGGTCGATACGGCGCAGCAGCGGGCCGGGGGTGAGCTGGCCGTCGTCGGCGAGGACGTCGAGCCATTCACGCAGGGCGTGGATGGGGCACAGTTCCTGGTCGGCGGGGGCGAGGATGCGCACTTCCTGGCCGCGCGCGGCCTGGTCGGCCTTGGAGCGACGGATCTTGATGATCAGGGCCTGGTGGGGGCGCTTGCGGCCGTCCTCGTCCTCGATCTGCACGGTGCGGATCTTGGCGTCGTGCAGGTTGAGGCGGGCGGGCTCGGAGGCGCGGGCGGCCATCCACCAGGCGATGAGCAGGACGGCGGCGTCCCGCTTCCCGCGCGCCGTGGTGCGGTCCAGGGTGCGCACCATCAGGCGCAGTTCGTCCAGGTCGACGGCGTCGGCCTGGAGCGGGCCGGGCTCCACCAGCGGGTCGTCGGCCTCCTCGCCGGCGCGGTGGCGGATGACGAGCTGGCAGGCCTTGACCTCCTTGTCCGACAGCGGCTCGCCCTGGATGGCGCGCATCGCCCGCAGGGTGCTGAAGTGGGCCTCGATCGAGTTCGCGGGGTGGCCGCGGTCGCCGAGGTCGGAGAGGTAGGACAGCACCGCGTTGGGCTCGTCCTCGGCCCAGTCGTAGGTGGCGCACCACAGGGCGTACGAGCGCCAGCGGCTGGCCCGGGCGTTGCGGCTGCTGCGTGGGACGGCGTCGCTGAGCTTGCGGGCGGCCGAGGCGGAGATCCGCTCGCCGGCCGGGGAGACGATGTCCGGCTCGGCGCGGCGGCGGCGCCGTACGGCCGGAGTGCGGCCGGGGCCGACGGTGGGGACGAGCTCGGTCGACGTCATGACGCGGGCTGCTCCTCGTGCGCGCGGGCGGTGATCTCGGCGGAGGTGTCCAGGCAGGGTTCACTGCCTGGGAGCGGTGCCTGGCCGGCGGCTTGGCAGCGCTGCACGGTCACGGCGTGGGCCCGCAGGGCGGCGGCGGCCGGGTCGGCGGCGAGACGCAGCGCGCGGTCACAGGCCAGGCAGGCGGTACCGCACAGGGAGCGCTCGAAGTCGTGCGGGCTCACGGGCAGGGTGCCGCACGCCATGCGCCACCGACCGGGGCGCTCCTGGCGGGCGGTGTGGTCGAGGCGGCCGCCGTGGACGCGGACGAGCCTGGTCTCCG harbors:
- a CDS encoding integrase codes for the protein MTSTELVPTVGPGRTPAVRRRRRAEPDIVSPAGERISASAARKLSDAVPRSSRNARASRWRSYALWCATYDWAEDEPNAVLSYLSDLGDRGHPANSIEAHFSTLRAMRAIQGEPLSDKEVKACQLVIRHRAGEEADDPLVEPGPLQADAVDLDELRLMVRTLDRTTARGKRDAAVLLIAWWMAARASEPARLNLHDAKIRTVQIEDEDGRKRPHQALIIKIRRSKADQAARGQEVRILAPADQELCPIHALREWLDVLADDGQLTPGPLLRRIDRHGNIGAKAAGRPSKDDRRRGGITADTVNDIIKATARAAELTPTPPPEERAAATQARQEALAAADAAPTAEEANAVLKTWRTARRAARAAVRRITGHSFRRGWIQQALAAGSPPETVALHSRHSLRSTAFDAYRRKKLPWKENPTRFLGLAA